The sequence AGTGGTCGAATCGCGGACCAGCACGTTGCTGGCCGGGCCATTCCCCGTATTAGACAGCACAAGGGTATACGTGAGGGTGTTGCCCTGCCGGATGACCGAGCGATCGACCGATAGGCTGAGCGTCAGGCTGGGGGCCACCACAACGTACCCGGCGTTGACCGTTGTGTTGCCCGGCGCCAGGGTCAATGGGCCCGAAACGCCGCCCGACGGGGCCGTGACCGAATAACCGGTTGGCGTGGTGAAGCTCAGCGAGTAGACACCGCCAGCAGTGAGGCCGCTGAAACTGTAAACGCCGGCTGCGTTGGTCGTGGTCGATTCCACGGCGGTACCGCTGCTATTGAGCAACGAGACCACGACCCCGGCAAGTGGTGGTTCGCTTCCGTCCCGAACCCCGTTTGCGTTGCTGTCGGTGTAGGTAAGGCCGCTCAGACTGGCCGGCGATGAAGGAGCCGACGTGCAGGAGGCCGGGGCGGTGTAGGTAACACTGGCCGAGCTACAGCCCGGACCGGTTACCACGACGGTGCGCGAACCCATTCCCGACAGCAGGGCTGGCAGACCAAACGCAACGGACGATTGCCCCGTCGCGACCGAAACCGTGGTCGTGCTGCTGCCGTCGGTGATGGTGAACGTACCTGCCACGGCGGCTGTGAGCGACAGGGTGCCTGTCAGGTCGTAGGTATTCGTGGCTGTATTGCAGGTGGGTTGCGAGGTTATGGCCACCGATACGCCTGTAGCGTAGTTGGTTACGCTATTATCGCTGATGGAAATAGCCCCGGCAACGGATAGGGCCCTGCCCTCAAGGGTAGCCCCTGCCAGCAGGCTGATGGCACCGTTGGCCAGAATAGTCCCCCTGAACAGAGAGCCAACGCCGAGGTCAACCGCACCATTGACCTGAAAATAAACGTCATTGAGACAAGCTCCATTCGTCAGCGTAATGGTTGAACCCGTGTTGGTTGTCAGCGCGCTGTTGAGTTTAATAATGTACGTACCTGGCCCATTCAGCGTCAGCGTACCGTTGATCGACGAGGGCGAGGCGGTAGGCTGGCAGTAGATGCCCGGCGTCAGCACCTGCCCGTTGCCCAGCGTTGCCCCGATGACCGTGCCGCAGCCAAGCGCCGCTACCGAAGCATAGGCGGCCGTAATGTCGGTGGCTGCCTGATTGGCCTGCGTGCTACCCGGCAGCCGTATTTGTCCAACCACCGACCCCGGCGGGAAGGCGGTAAACGAACCCACGTTCGTGCCCACATCGCCGATCACGGTGGCGGCACCTGTGCTGGAAAAAGCGCCGTTGGCCGTAAAAAGCGCAAACGTCGACGCCGTGCCCAGGTTGGGTGCCTGCCCAAACCCGAGTGCGGGCAACACCAGCAGGAGCGCATGCGTGAGAAGCGAGCGTAGTTCTTTCTTCATGATTGCAGAAATTGGTAAGCAGGACGCCTACTGTAATACGGTTAACTGGCTAGTGACTGAGTACCGGCTTCATGCAGAACGCAAGCGTTTTGCTTGTATACACCAGCCTAAATGAGCCTGGGTTGGGCCTGTATCAACGTGAAAAAGGAACTGAAGAAAGAAAGGAAGACCACCAAAATGAGGTGCCAAAAACAAGGTGCCAGCAAAGAAGAAACTAGTGGCGTACAGGGAAATAGCCTAGTAATGCTATGTATAATGTAACCTCTACAAAAGTCAGGCCGCAATTGATTTACAGTTAAGAATGATGCGTAAACGTTGTTTAGGCTTATAAATTCTGATAGAATCTTATGGGTAACGAATCCTTTTCTATGTGTACAACAGGTAAAAAGTATTGTGCCAAAGAACCCGCGCCGATAGCCTTATCAGCCTGACGCGGCCGCTCATGCCGCCGGGCTCAACTAAACTGCTGGCATTGGGTATGGGTAAATACAGGCACCAAACAGAGACACGAGCAGCGGCCGAATCAGAATGATGGCATAAATCGCCGCTGACCGGCTAGCGGAAGGCGTTGTCACAAAAAAAGCCTGCCCCGCTAGCGGAACAGGCCTTTCTGGTAACTGTAAAAAGTAAGGTTATGTCGTGTACTCAAACTGGCTCAGGCCCAACACCTGCCCCGTATGCTGACGTACCTGCTGAAGCAGGGCCGCATCCTTGGCCAGCGACTGCCCAAAGCTCGGGATCATCTCCCGGAATTTGGCCTGCCAGGCTTCGGTTTGCATCTGTTCGGGGAAGCATTTGTTGAGCAGATCGATCATGATCGAAACGGCGGTTGACGCACCCGGCGAAGCCCCCAGCAGGGCCGCGATGCTGCCATCGGCGGCATTCACTACTTCGGTACCGAATTCGAGCACACCACCTTCTTCATCGTCTTTCTTGATGACCTGCACCCGTTGCCCGGCTACTTCCAGTTCCCAATCGCCCATCTGAGCGTCGGGGAAATACTCGCGCAGGGCCGCCAGCCGGTCGTCGGGTGATTGCATCACCTGCTGAATCAGGTAGCGGGTCAAGGCCAGGTTGTGCATCCCGGCCATCAGCATCGGCGCGAGGTTGCTCATCTGAATCGACTTGGGCAGATCGGCATACGACCCGTTCTTCAGGAACTTGGTCGAGAAACCGGCATACGGCCCAAACAGCAGTTCCTGTTTCCCGTCGATCATGCGCGTGTCGAGGTGCGGCACCGACATTGGCGGCGCCCCCACCGACGCTTTGCCGTAGACTTTGGCGTGGTGCTGATCGATGATTGCCCGGTTGGTGCAACGCAGCCACTGCCCGCTGACGGGGAAGCCACCGTAGCCCTTGCTTTCGGGAATATTTGATTTTTCGAGTAGCCGCAGCGAACCGCCACCGGCACCGATAAAGACAAAATTGGCGTGCACGTCGCGCTCGGCCCCGGTCGTCACGTTTTCGACGCGGATCTTCCAGCCACCCAGCGTTTTCGACCGCCAGATTTCGCTCACATCGTGCGCAAAGTGCATCGACACGCCCGGCATTTCTTCCAGCCGCCGGAACATCGCCCGCGTGAGCGCCCCGAAGTTTACGTCGGTGCCAATCTCCATGCGGGTTGCCGCCACGGGCTGCGCCGGATCGCGGTGCTGCATCACCAACGGCGTCCATTCGGCAATCTGCGCGGGATTTTCGCTGTACTGCATGCCCGCAAACAGGTGCGACTGTTGCATGGCCTCGTAGCGGCGGCGCAGGTAACTGACGTTGTCATCGCCCCAGACAAAGCTCATGTGCGGAATCTGACGGATGAAGTTGGGGGCATCTTTCAGAAAACCTTCCTCGACCAGATGCGCCCAAAACTGCTTCGACTGCTCGAACGACTCGGCGATTTTCACCGCCTTCGAGGTTTCGATGGTGCCGTCCTGCCGTTCGGGTGTGTAATTGAGTTCGCAAAAAGCCGAGTGGCCCGTGCCTGCGTTGTTCCAGGCGTCGGAGCTTTCTGCGGCGGCCTGATCGAGCCGCTCATAAATTTGGATGGTAATGTTGGGGTTAAGCTCTTTCAGCATTACCCCCAGGGTGGCACTCATGATACCCGCCCCGATTAAAATGACGTCAGAAGATTGAACGTGAGCGTCTTTACGTTTTCCCATGCGATTAGTTGACCGGCCGTGGCCCGTCAGCATAAAGACCAAAATCAGGGTCGGCTTGTTCCTAAAAAAAGCAGTTTCTGCGGATTTCATTTCCCGATAGCAACCTGTCGAGAAGAAGTTGGACGATGGGCAGGTTTGCCCTTTAAAAGCAACGGGAAATGGACCTAACAGCGTCGCTGCTGTTACCACAAGCTCGTCAGCGTATTGCAGTAGGCTTGCCAGCCCACGGTGGTTGTGGGCTTGATCAGGTACGTTAGGCAACCGCGCCGGTACGCTGCGCGGATATCGTCCTGATCGTTGGAGGCGCTGAGGATAATCACGGGAATACGGTTGAAGGGCGGCGGCAGTTGCTGAATGCCCAGCAGGGTGTGCCAGCCATCTTCGCGGCGGGGCAGGTACAGGTCGAGCAGAATGAGTTTGGGCATTGCCCAGGGCTGATGCGCATGCGACTCCAGGTAAACGAGCGCTTCGACGCCCGTAGCGGCCGGGATGACTTTCAGGTTGGGCAACCCCCGCCGGATAGCCTGATGCAACAGGGCGAGTTGATCGATATTATCGTCAATGAGCATAACCTGCGTCTGCCGGACGTCAGGCTTAGGGTGGAAACCAGGGTTATTGAGGGAAGGTGTCATTACGAAACTGGGTTGCTGGGTTTCGCAATTAAACTATGGGCTTTGTCTAGTAATACCAATAAATTAAGTGTACTGGCCAAAAAAATGATCGACTGGTACGTCTGTATCTAATTGATAGATTGGCTGTTGCTGCTTACATATTGGTTGGAATAGGCCCAGCCAAGTTTATCACATGGACCAGTTGAGCCAGTTGATCGTGAGGCCGTCGATGAGCAGGCAACCGACTTCGCCCCGAGTGTCGGCATAGTTGATCAGCGTATAGCGTCCGTAGGTGGTCGTGATGGGGTTATGGGCGTAAAACGGCTTGAACAGAAGGGGGTAAACCAGTTTGAACACGTCACCATCGCGCTCTGCCAGCAGCGTATTCCCGAGCCAGCGCAGTAGATAGAGCGGCCGGTCCTGGACAGAAAACATAGACCAGAGTTGAATGCCGTCATACCGAAAGCGGATATCGGATGGCGCGGGTGGGGGTGCTGTATTGCCCAGCGCATAGCCCGCCACCATATCGTTTTTATCGGCCAGGGTGGTTACGGGCAACGTATTTGGCGCGCTAATCTGTCTAAGGAATGCCCCACCAACGCCATGCCCGGAGCTGCTCAGGACCAGGTAGGTATCGCCTTCTTTCCGGATCGTGTTGGCCTCACTGCTACCGGTTAAGTGGACTTCGCGGCTCGCTTTGTCGTAAAAATAAAGCGTACCGCCCCACTCGCCGTGGCTCCGCCCGAAGACAATATAGCGGTCGTCTTCGGCGAGTTTGGGTTGCCGACCCATAGGTACGTTGTCGGCGTAGGGACGCCATTTGCCCTTGCTGTTCAGGGCGTAATAGCGGCCATTCGAGAAGCCAACCAACTGCCCGTTGAGCAGGCAGTGGTACTGGAAAGACTTCGTGTTGAGGCGCTTCTCATAGTCCCGGTCGCGCACCAGAGTGGGCAGCGTCAGGCAGATAAAGCCTACCGAATCGAAGAGACTCACCAGCCGGTTCTCATAAATAACTGAGTAGGAAGCGGCGTGGGCTCGATCAGCGCCGGTTTCGACCGTCGTCTGTTGGACGGTAAACGGTATGGGATTCGGACTAAGCTCAATCCGGTAACCCCGCCCTTCATACAGCACCGGTAGGCTTAGGCTGTCCTTTTGTCTTAATAGCCGCCTTGTCTCGGTGATTTCCTTGATGAGCGGCTCGAAATCGACGGATTGGGCTTTCACAGCGGGAGTCAGTAAACCGGTGATCAGGCAGATAGCCGTGGCGAACAGTAGCCCAAATGGTCTGGTTGGTAGCCTGTTTTGTAGCATCGAAATTGGCTAATTATAGATGGCTGGCGGTTTCGTTGAGGACGGTCGAAAAACCCAGTGCGAAGGAACGCCGGTGACGGAACCGGCCATTTTTGGCGACGGCCTCTTCCAGCAGAGCGTAGGCTTTGGCGGCGTCATCGGGGGTGGCGTATAGCGTCGCCCAGGCGTCGGTAGCGGAGAAGGGCGTGAGCGCAATTGCCCCGTAGTAAAAGTTGATGGGCAGGTTGACGATGCCCGGCTTGAACAGGATGATGTGGCTGTCGTGGATGGCTCGAAAAAAGAGCGCGTAAAAGGTCAGTGTATGCTTTACCCGTTGCCGAATCTGTTCGTCGGATTGGGGGGCGGCGGGCTTCCTGAAAATGGTGTTGGCCAGTTCGAGAAATCGGTTAGCGTCCTTACCCAGATTCAGCCGGTAGGCACGGTATTCCAGATCGACGGGTTTACCGTTGACCCGTTTGCCCAGCCGCATGGAAAACCCATTTGGTCTCAGGTCCAAATCGCGAAAGGTGCTGTCCCGAATAGACAGGTTTGTGCCCTGCACCAGGTAGCGGTCTCGGGTGTAGCGCCCGTAATAAATAGACTGGCAAAACCCCGTCGAGTCAAAATGCAGCAAGCCGTGGCCCAGGGTGGCGGCCAACTGCTGAATCGCGGCGTTTTCAGCATCGGTCATCCCGCGGGCTTTGTTATACACGTTGATGCGGGCCACATAGAACGTACCCAGTATTGATGACTGCGCTGCGCTGATGGCGGCACGCGATTGCTCGGTCGGTTCGCGCCAACAGCCTGTCAGCAGCAACAGCCCAAGAAGGCTCAACAGGCCAAGCGAGGCAGGTTTTGTGCGTCTGTTGCTCATAGGGATGATTGACCGATTCGATCCGAAACGGCCCGAAAAGGTAAGTGGAGAACGGGTTAAACCAGAACCGGCTCAGCGGCGAACGAGGATTTTGCGGTTATCGAATCGGTTCACATCCGACCAGGCCCCCAGTGGGTCGATCACAACGGCAACAGCGTTGTCGGGACGGGGTAGCCAGAAGGCCTTATCCTCACGCCCGGCGGTGGAGGGTTTCACCAGTTGCCGGTGGATGACCTGCCCGCGGTTGTCGAGCAGGGCCAGCGGTACGTAGTCGTTGAGGAGCCGCTCCTGCATAGCGCCGAGCCCATCGTCGAGGTATTTGTGAGCGACGATGTGTACACCAAGGCGGTCGTCATAATGCCCGATTGCGCCCACGGCCATACTGAAACCAGGGCGCTCGGTCAGGTACGTGGTGGCGTATCGGAGCGAGTCGGGGAGGGCGTTGTGCAGGGCAGCTACGTACCCAGCCGGATTGCCCGCCGGGTGCTGCTGATGGTACTGCCCAATCTGCCGACAAAGCGACTCGTGTCCCCAGACTTCGCCGATGCAGGTAAGCGAAAGGGGAGCTTTGGCCGTCGCCACATACGAGGCGGCGGGGGCGTC comes from Fibrella aestuarina BUZ 2 and encodes:
- a CDS encoding ice-binding family protein; translated protein: MKKELRSLLTHALLLVLPALGFGQAPNLGTASTFALFTANGAFSSTGAATVIGDVGTNVGSFTAFPPGSVVGQIRLPGSTQANQAATDITAAYASVAALGCGTVIGATLGNGQVLTPGIYCQPTASPSSINGTLTLNGPGTYIIKLNSALTTNTGSTITLTNGACLNDVYFQVNGAVDLGVGSLFRGTILANGAISLLAGATLEGRALSVAGAISISDNSVTNYATGVSVAITSQPTCNTATNTYDLTGTLSLTAAVAGTFTITDGSSTTTVSVATGQSSVAFGLPALLSGMGSRTVVVTGPGCSSASVTYTAPASCTSAPSSPASLSGLTYTDSNANGVRDGSEPPLAGVVVSLLNSSGTAVESTTTNAAGVYSFSGLTAGGVYSLSFTTPTGYSVTAPSGGVSGPLTLAPGNTTVNAGYVVVAPSLTLSLSVDRSVIRQGNTLTYTLVLSNTGNGPASNVLVRDSTTAGLTYVPNSATVPAGTTFTPGSPISSWLIATLAAGQSLSLTFQATADQPGILYNTAFIPGDTVRVCTSVPVKLCAGDRYLLSVPAGSASYRWFKDGVLIAGQTTNELIVSEPGSYSLGIDQAGSQCPNFSCCPFIVEADTAPVFQAITIAATCIGNSVQANGRLVLSGFDTTHTFQYSAGATFDAANVLSGAPQLIPANGLIATTLPNPVTAQAYTVRVTNSGGCFTDVTVTLFPATCDCPTQICVPIVLHKTKGSGVR
- a CDS encoding malate:quinone oxidoreductase, yielding MGKRKDAHVQSSDVILIGAGIMSATLGVMLKELNPNITIQIYERLDQAAAESSDAWNNAGTGHSAFCELNYTPERQDGTIETSKAVKIAESFEQSKQFWAHLVEEGFLKDAPNFIRQIPHMSFVWGDDNVSYLRRRYEAMQQSHLFAGMQYSENPAQIAEWTPLVMQHRDPAQPVAATRMEIGTDVNFGALTRAMFRRLEEMPGVSMHFAHDVSEIWRSKTLGGWKIRVENVTTGAERDVHANFVFIGAGGGSLRLLEKSNIPESKGYGGFPVSGQWLRCTNRAIIDQHHAKVYGKASVGAPPMSVPHLDTRMIDGKQELLFGPYAGFSTKFLKNGSYADLPKSIQMSNLAPMLMAGMHNLALTRYLIQQVMQSPDDRLAALREYFPDAQMGDWELEVAGQRVQVIKKDDEEGGVLEFGTEVVNAADGSIAALLGASPGASTAVSIMIDLLNKCFPEQMQTEAWQAKFREMIPSFGQSLAKDAALLQQVRQHTGQVLGLSQFEYTT
- a CDS encoding response regulator, coding for MTPSLNNPGFHPKPDVRQTQVMLIDDNIDQLALLHQAIRRGLPNLKVIPAATGVEALVYLESHAHQPWAMPKLILLDLYLPRREDGWHTLLGIQQLPPPFNRIPVIILSASNDQDDIRAAYRRGCLTYLIKPTTTVGWQAYCNTLTSLW